Sequence from the Drosophila innubila isolate TH190305 chromosome 3L unlocalized genomic scaffold, UK_Dinn_1.0 0_D_3L, whole genome shotgun sequence genome:
ATTCGGAAAACAAAACTGCAACTCAATTatgagaaatgaaaaaaaaagacgcaACAACTAATTCGAGTTGTGCAATAAACTtgtaacaaattattaaattgactGGAACTGCTAAGATGAAATATAAAAGTGTGGATAAAATAAAAGAGGAGAAAAGAGAAAGGCTGATAAAGTTGCcacaataaaatatgaaaagttgCCCCAAGCGGGAAATGAAATGCACAACAAACTAGAGACAAGTCcgacaacaaaagcaaaaaggaCACCATAGCAAGGACATTGCGAGTTGGCTTTTTGGTTAGTTTTGTTTGGTTGGCTGTCAGTGGCGCCGCTTCCTGCCAACTGGCGACGGATTAGCTTTGACCAACTTGCAGTCGTAGTTGCCCCGTCGAGTTGCCCGTGGTTTGTGCAAATTTATGCGCCTCAACTAGAACGAGGCCCGGAAGGCATAAAGGatatcagcagcaacagttctGAATGGCGAGGGGTAGGCCAATCGCAGGGGCAGCAGGAGCTGTGGAAGGATGCTTGCCTCAACCGATCTCTGGTCAACTTTTCTGgctatcttttttttcttttgagttTTGGTTTTGTCTGTTGCCTCTTCAATAAGCAGAGgcccaaaagtttttcaacagTTCAAAGGGGCGATGGGCATGACAGTCAAGTGAATTGACATTTACGGtgcgaacaacaacaactgtggatgtttttcatttttttcttctctatTTTTCCTGCTTGTTACAAACGCTTAAAATAGATTGAGGTCAATAATTGTTGAGGGAGACATGTGGGTAACGATGGGAAACTACCAATTTACATATGTAGTCATAGACCGAATGAAGCCatgatgttgttgtggctAATACGGGGTATATATTAAGATTGGTGTGCTCCTTTTACTCAAGAGTCGTTTGGTTTATTTCTGTGCTTTATAGCCAAAGTCACGTAAgaatcaaataaatgtataatgaATGGCGAATGGCGTATAGCGTATAGCAAGTACCAAAGCCACTGAACAGCCATCGAGTATTGCCGGAATGGATTTTTACAGGATGTGTGGATGTGGATTCAAGCTATCTTACCCTTATGTGAGTTCGCAtatctgtcagtctgtctgtctgtctttctatCTGCTCGTGTTTTCCCAGGGACATGCCAAAGTTGTGAGTGAAAAAACCACAACAAGTTACATGCTTTGTGGTTAGTATTGGAATGAGCATCTAAAAGAAATGAACGGATATTAAGTTTAAGCTTAAGCtttgaattaatatatatttagtttcaCTAAGAATTCTTAGAAAATTAACCAGTCAGTTGTTTggaagcaaacaaaaaagttattctaaaaactatttcaaataaatcttaattaaataaaaaaacttgttcatttattgttatcttttaattaattaataaatattataattttagtataatattttctgagtacattttattatatctgaaaattttatttaagacttcaaagttttataaacacgcaaaaccaataaaaactcaaactcaattGTATCTTATACtatcacaaattaaaatagacTAAATTCCATTAAAATCGTACTTATTTTGTACACTCGAAATCTAAGTTTCAATGACTATCAGAAACTCAATTGCCATTTGCCACATGAGCTTTTGGCTAAAAAGAAATGTGCTGAGAATTCTTGAGccatttttaaaaagcaattgcaatacGATACACCCACTCCCAGGCCACGCCCAGCTGCGTGCCAAATTGTCGAAGGGAGTTCTACAATCCCAAgctaacataaatatatgtgtatctgtttatatgtttttttgtagAACAGAGCCAATAGTCCAACAAAAATGTCGTCAGTCagtcaaaacatttttataatgattttAGTAGTTGTATTCTGATCGCATGTTGTGGCATGTTTTCTGCcacttgttgtagttgttcttgttattgttactggTTGTCATTTGCGGCCATGGCAAATACAAAATGTTCACAGACAATGCAATTTTCATGCCCTGCTGtgaatagaaaatagaatatTTCGCCTTTTTTGATATCAGAGCTTTCCGATTTGCTTTTTGTTCGATTTTTGacacgcaaaaaaaaaaaagaagtctTTAGAGCTACCACAAGATTTTAaccacaaaattcaatttccttATTGGCTGAACACACAGATTCACACAAACATATAGCTGTGGAAAGAGAAATGTATTATTTGTATAGGATAGGAGATATAACTTAtgtagcttaaaaattaatcggCTTACATTGAACTCGTTGAGCTTACAACTTTTTAACAGGTTTCTACATAGCTTAAATTGTCTTTTGAACTAAGCACTTGAAAgcattttggaaaaaaaaacatggacTTTTTGGAACATATttagctatttaaatatttagttgacACCATTTGAACCAAAGATGGATTATTactatcaaattttttgtctcAAATGATACTAAATAAAAGCTAGTATTGAATATGAGTTGAGGATGCTGAAATATGCTATGCCCTAGAATATATACATgcatttcaacaaaatattgcaataatttctttgaaaaatatttaattataataaagaaaaagttctctataaatataaattaaataagaaaatttcaacAGTATGTTGCAATAATTAACTAAGAAATAACAGtcattaatcaattaatttatacagagaaaaagttttctttaaaaattaaagtggaattatttgtgtaaataatcaaagaaatattatttacattttctatACAAATCTTATTTCTGTATACAAATGTTATAGAAAAATGTTCTAtgcagttttaaaatatttatgcatgtagTGTTTGAATGTTAATGGGCTAAAAAAGTATTGCTACATTtctttgtatttgctttttcTTGCAGTTCTCGTAACATGGGCTGCGCCTTTGAAGCAGCCAAAGAGCAGCCCAAGCAGAGAACAAAACAACCAAATAGAAATCAATGTGCtgccccaacaacaacaataacaacagcagccacactAGGAagtacaacaactacaacaacaacgtcaacgacaacgacaacaatactCGTAGTAGCAGCTGAGAGCAGAGAAACAGAGGACATACAAATCAAGGATAACTATcaacaaaatcataaaacgCAAACGGCAATAGAAAAAGCGAACGACAAACATCAAAAAGCGACAGCTCAAGTGCTTTTAgcgacacagcaacaacaacaacagccacaacaacagcaacaaccacaacaacagcaacaaccacaacagcttTGTCAAGTGGCGCTGGATAACAAGGACGCGTTGGCGACGACACACGAAACAAtcgaagcaacaacaacaacgatcgATATTGAGGCAAGAAACGATTTGCAACTAACTTGCAACAATTGCTACAGTCGCAGCCCAGAGATTAACCGagatgagcagcagcagcagcgacgacgtcgacgcagGCATTCGAGGCGTCAAGATCATGTGGCAAGTGGGCGTCGAAGCAAGGgcatggcaacagcagcaacagcagcagcagcaacaacagcggtggcaacaacaacagcattgcCTATACCCTGTCTACGATTGCACGAGATGTTGCTGCATGCGCGAGCTGCCTTAGCGACGCCACGagcagtgggcgtggcaagtgaaattcaaagtgaaaatgaaagtgaaaaaGAGTatgagaacgagaacgagaatgagaaacagaaacagaatgTCGtggtgcaacagcaacaaccacttGCCTATCGGACCTGGCAGTGTCTGTCGGACAATGTCGCCAGCGCCTTCGTTCCCGCCACCATGTCAGCCGCGATTTTAGCCAATTTGAGCGCCACCTCGGCTGCCGCTTATCAGTATCTGGGCCAGCATTATAAGCATTATAGCCAATCGTTCAGCTTCTATGCGGCATCCAGTGTCATACTGATGCTTTGCTATCTGACCACCACGTCCACGGCCGCTGCCACACAATCGGAGACGGGTGCCATTGACAAGCATCCCATGTAAGTGCCCCAACAATACATATCTACCTACACATATGCTCCTTGCTGAGCTCAGCCTAAAAGCAgacaatacattttatttttttattttcatttacacTCTTACACACGGTATCTATGATCTCTCTTTATCTGTCTCTCTTTAACTATCAAAATCCCTATCTACAACTGTATATTATCTGTAtctaaatatgtaaatgtatctgtatctgtatttgtatctctgTATTGCCTGTAACCCTTATACAcgaaattttctatttattttcttttaaaattctttcagTCATGGCATCGATTGGTCGAAGTAAGTTATTGCACCAACaccaaaacatacaaaaaagaCTAAAGgcacacaaatttaattatttttaaaataattttatactaattttgatGTGAATTgcatgcattttttattttcaatgctttCAGTTAGTTTTCAAGGTATTTTTTAGGCGAAATACTTATTTCTAACAAGATCAGTTATTTTTCTGCATCGCCAGcagttttcataaaattcaatagaCAAATGCTAACTGATATTctctaataaaaaaaggattatctttaaaaaaatattctcttACTTTATggtgtataaatatatttatgaaaatataaaaacgaatgtattttaaaactatttgttATTACGACCTATAATAGCATTAAGTCTAATTGCACTGTTTGgttgctatttatttaattcttgtttttaaaaaaattaagtttgaaattttgcagctattttttaaattaaaacttacccacttaaaactatttatcaCTTCCTCAATACTTAATCAATAACTCTAATAttgtttctaaaatttaaactattcCATTTATACCATGTTTAAATTTCTCTTGACTTTCAATTGTTACAATGATTAGTAAAATTCTAACATGAAATCTTTCTCTTAAATGATGCAAATGTATATTTactgaaacacacacacacaactgttGTCATgagaaatacatttattattgtgTTGAGATATACTAACATTATTTGAAATCTGCGATAAGCcattaattacaattgaatCTTTACTATTCCCACTTATATAGATTCGATGAATCCAGTTCTGATAAGGAGATATTAGATTTATTACTCGAGAAGAAACGCTATGATAAACGATTACTGCCGCCTGTAAATggtaagaaaaactttacaAAGTTTTCCATCTTTAACCTTTTTtctcaactttaaattttcaatttaactaAGTGTCTTCGATGCGACTACAACTGCCATAAGAAGCATTGTTCTTTCTTCTACTTATTAAGTTGTCTCgtttatcttttgtttttgttttttgtctcTGACGTCATTAAGAATGACGTTGCACGGACAACTACCGGGTTAAGCGAAGGAATTTCAATGTTCCCAATGTTCCGAATGATCCCAAAGTGCCACGATGACAAAGACAACGCATTGCCActgtaaaatcaattaaacttAATAGCCAACTTGGCCCAGAGTGCACAAAGAACGCTTGCAATTTTCTTAGAACGTTTTCGCAAGTGGGAAGCTAAGAAAATGACTCGAGTGTTTTTATGTCAGTGGTTGCATTGGCCTGGCCATAAGTGTACGTAATTACAATTCGGGCTGTGTGCTTATGTGCATcacaataattatatattgcgAGTAACCATTATGACGGTCTGTACAACTGAAGAGCTTAATACCAATTGACAGGAGAATTTgtagaaaaagaagaagttaCTTAAAGTTAATGTTTCatattcaattcaaaaacTAGTAAACTTTCCGTATTTTTCTATAAAGATAAAAGCACGTGTTTTAAATAGTTACTTTgaactttaaaaactttattttatcaacGGCTAATATACtccaacattttaaaaaaagcaaaatactaaaagaaaaactgtTTTACAAGTCTTGTagttttaatgagtttttaaaatagattCAACAAAGTTTCAAAACAACTTGTTgatatgcaaattgaaattctaaAGGGCATTACAGAccgataaacaaacaatttaaggGTAAAACACgatgcaataaaatattcaaagttTCATgccaatgaaataaaattaaaaaaaaaaaaaattacgtaAACTTTATACACATCTATCTTAAAAGACAGAGAACTAATTTAAAGCcgtaaattaatataaaagtatatagtttgatatttttaattctccATTTATAGttgaatttataattgcatttttatgaaCAAAGCATAAtcatcatttaattaattaaagtggATTTATGTAAATTCATAAATGTAAAACTTCAACAACTTGTGAGCCTTTTTAAATCCATTTAAAGTataaatggaaattgaactacttttgttaataatttataaaattaacgGCCTGATTGTATAGCCCCATCTCCATTAAATTTTACAGATGAAGACTTTTGCTGTGGTTTACAATCGCCCGATATGGCTACAAATCAAAATGCACGGAGACCACATAATCGCGGTTGGTGAAATGTCCTAAACAAATCACAAAAACTATCAAACTATTTAAACTGATCAACTGACCTTACAGTTgatgcttttgttatttttttaatatatctatGTTTTAGCTAGCACAGTTTAcgaattagtttatttttgtagtatttatagtataatattatatttacatttctatttaaagttgcatatattttatttctttggttTAAGCACTACAGattaatcatttattaaaagcccttttttaaattttcaataaaattttacaggcACGCTGACAGTTAATGTTAATGTGTTGCTTTTGAGCTTAGCATCGCCCGATGAGAGCAGCTTGGTAAGATCAGTTCAggaataacaatttaatggtTGCCcattcaagtttaaattgtCTTTTACAGAAATATGAAGTGGAATTTCTATTGAATCAGCAATGGAACGATCCACGCCTGCAATATGGCAATAAGTCGCACTATGATTTCTTAAATGCTTTGCACCATCATGACAGCATCTGGACGCCCGACACGTACTTCATTATGCATGGCGATTTCAAGGATCCCATCATACCAATGCATTTCGCTTTAAGAATATTTCGGAACGGGACCATTACGTACGCAATGAGGTGTGTATGTCTCTTTTGCTATGtcttaaatatgaataaatttattccCTATGTCTACGCTATATGCGATTTGTCGCATAACTTAAAAAAGAACAGGGCGGGAAAGGACCAAAGGGGGGCCgctaaatatgcaaatgttaCAAAGTTCATATTCATTAGATGAGTTCCAGGGCAACGttgtacaatttaaattttttgttctctTCGGTATGGACAgtgtgaaatattaaatagtcGAGAAGAAATGTGAGCCAGCTGGCAAACATGGGGCCGTAATGAAAAATAGCACAAGATGAATACAAGAGAataggagaaaaaaaataaaatgaaggtGTATGAAAAGTCAAATAAAGAATACTCTCTTTTATGGCAGCTGAAAAATGTATGtgttaatcatttttataccAGCCAAAAGTAGTTTCCAGTTTCAGACATAAATTCTAAACCAAAAGTTGGGAAATTTCTTGTATTTTCAAAAGTTACAACTTGGGTTGAAAGCTCTTATActacttattaaattatataattgtatcttagaaataaatcttaaattacaATATGAACAGTTATAGCCAGAGCAGCAAAGTCCTTCATGCTGACTTGTATACTATACTGCTATGTTGTTCTGTGTAatgattaatatatatatttttttaaatattttgtattgcGAAATGCGTTTCTTTTCAAAGATACTGAAAACACATTTAGAATAACAAAACCAGTTTTTTTCAAACTGAGCTTTAGCGGCTATAACTAGAAGGATACGGAtctcaataaattaatatcaagTTTAAATCcgaaaactttatttcagttttagccatcgaaaattcaattaattcgAATTCTACAATTAACATCAGTCTATAGCCTATTTAcccgacagcacatttggcacattcgactccattttcatcattcgcgCCGAATGTgtacttcat
This genomic interval carries:
- the LOC117789244 gene encoding probable basic-leucine zipper transcription factor P produces the protein MGCAFEAAKEQPKQRTKQPNRNQCAAPTTTITTAATLGSTTTTTTTSTTTTTILVVAAESRETEDIQIKDNYQQNHKTQTAIEKANDKHQKATAQVLLATQQQQQQPQQQQQQQQQHCLYPVYDCTRCCCMRELP